In the genome of Nocardia sp. NBC_00416, one region contains:
- the eccCa gene encoding type VII secretion protein EccCa, whose amino-acid sequence MTTRGFVRRPRIAPPVVPGGDLDLVAPPEVPRQLPGNLLMKLMPVVMVIAVVGVIAMMAMMGRSLLSNPLMLMFPLMMLMSMVGMVAGYGSGGGAKAAAELNEERKDYFRYLSQTRLEVRRTGQSQLEALRWSHPEPLDLHALTGTRRMWERRPTDPDFGHVRVGIGTHRLATRLARPETGPLEDLEPVSTVSLRRFVRTHGVVHGLPTAVSLRAFPAINIEGDPDQCRMLVRSVIMEFTALHGPDHAVLAIVCAESDSPAWSWTKWLPHIRHPGRRDAVGAVRMLYPSLAEFEAECAAELAGRGRFMRGAPPSAEHPHVLVVIDDGHVHGGEQVLSDAGFESVTVLDLTAPADGSAVRRGLQLVVADGAVAAKSGLGVEKFAVLDQVGPADAEAFARALAHYRIITAAQILDLGRDEPVDPGLMELLKIPDAARIDPGAVWRPRNGRERLRVRIGVTPDGSPVELDIKESAENGMGPHGLCIGATGSGKSEFLRTLVLALVTTHSPDLLNLVLVDFKGGATFLGLEQLPHVAAVITNLEEELALVDRMKDALSGELNRRQELLRAAGNFANVSQYEAARAAGAPLDPLPALFIVVDEFSELLSQKPDFAELFVMIGRLGRSLRVHLLLASQRLEENRLRGLESHLSYRIGLRTFSASESRSVLGITDAYHLPSDPGAGYLKTDASDPVRFKASYVSGPYRHRDVSRRVDGRAAERLRPMLFTAAPVSVTERRPDTGTRAAGTGLPELPPAPAEVTADERADEHSGGVPETLLQVVVRRLVGHGRPAHGVWLPPLDESPSVDMLLPHPDWRTPANCHGQLWLPIGVIDKPYEQRRDVLTIDLSGSAGNIAVVGGPQSGKSTTLRTIVMAAAACHTPEQVQFYCLDFGGGTLAGLRGLPHVGSVAGRGDVERVRRTIAELTGLMRRREEDFRALGIESVHEFRKHRTRPTAAVAADPYGDVFLVIDGWSTIRAEFEPLESAVLALAQGLSYGVHVVVSASRWAEIRPNIKDLIGTRIELRLGDPSESEMNRRAAPSVPVGRPGRGLTGTSLQMLIALPRLDSVTDRDTLADGVSAARHELTGLYGNRRAPEVRMLDHSVGLDRVAALARERGVEVSPTRIVLGIGENELAPVVLDFDLQSHFMVFGDVECGKTALLRTLVRAVTAESDAERARVVLVDYRRTLLGVLEGEQLAGYSTSSATATGMIEEVARYLRRRLPPDSVTPRQLRDRSWWSGPEIFIVIDDYDLVASGSGDPLLPLVELLPQARDLGFHLVVARRMGGIARALYDNVLGRLRELSVDTLLMSGSRDEGKVVGDVRPTKLPPGRGILVTRGGTELIQVAWTDEVG is encoded by the coding sequence GTGACGACCAGAGGATTTGTCCGTCGCCCCCGTATCGCGCCCCCGGTCGTACCGGGCGGCGACCTGGATCTTGTCGCGCCGCCCGAGGTGCCCCGGCAGCTGCCCGGCAATCTGCTGATGAAGCTGATGCCCGTGGTGATGGTGATCGCGGTCGTCGGCGTGATCGCGATGATGGCCATGATGGGGCGTTCGCTGCTGAGCAACCCGCTCATGCTGATGTTCCCGCTGATGATGCTCATGTCGATGGTGGGGATGGTGGCCGGTTACGGCTCGGGTGGGGGCGCGAAGGCCGCCGCGGAGTTGAACGAGGAGCGCAAGGACTACTTCCGTTACCTCTCGCAGACCCGTCTGGAGGTGCGGCGTACGGGGCAGAGTCAGCTCGAGGCGCTGCGTTGGAGCCATCCCGAACCACTCGATCTGCACGCGCTGACCGGAACTCGCCGGATGTGGGAGCGGCGGCCCACCGACCCCGATTTCGGTCATGTACGAGTAGGTATCGGCACCCATCGGCTAGCGACTCGGCTGGCCCGTCCGGAGACCGGACCGCTGGAGGATCTGGAGCCGGTGTCGACGGTCTCGCTGCGACGCTTCGTGCGGACCCACGGTGTGGTGCACGGGTTGCCCACCGCGGTATCCCTGCGCGCGTTTCCCGCGATCAACATCGAGGGTGATCCGGACCAATGCCGGATGCTCGTGCGCTCCGTGATCATGGAGTTCACCGCCCTGCACGGGCCCGACCACGCGGTGCTGGCGATAGTCTGCGCCGAATCGGACAGCCCGGCGTGGTCCTGGACCAAATGGTTGCCGCATATCCGGCATCCGGGCCGACGCGATGCGGTGGGCGCGGTTCGAATGCTCTATCCCTCGCTGGCGGAATTCGAAGCCGAATGCGCGGCGGAATTGGCCGGGCGTGGGCGATTCATGCGCGGCGCCCCACCTTCGGCGGAGCATCCGCACGTGCTGGTCGTGATCGACGACGGTCATGTGCACGGTGGTGAACAGGTCCTCAGCGATGCGGGGTTCGAATCCGTGACAGTCCTGGACCTGACCGCCCCCGCGGACGGATCGGCGGTGCGGCGAGGATTGCAGTTGGTCGTCGCCGACGGCGCCGTCGCCGCGAAAAGCGGTCTCGGCGTCGAGAAGTTCGCTGTACTCGATCAGGTGGGCCCGGCGGACGCGGAGGCCTTCGCCCGGGCGCTGGCCCATTATCGAATCATCACCGCCGCGCAGATCCTGGACCTCGGACGGGACGAGCCGGTCGACCCCGGGCTCATGGAGCTGCTGAAGATTCCCGACGCCGCACGGATCGATCCGGGCGCGGTGTGGCGGCCGCGCAATGGCCGGGAACGATTGCGGGTACGGATCGGCGTGACCCCCGACGGGTCTCCGGTGGAGTTGGATATCAAAGAGTCGGCGGAGAACGGCATGGGTCCGCACGGCCTGTGCATCGGCGCGACCGGCTCCGGAAAATCGGAGTTCCTGCGAACCCTGGTGCTCGCCCTGGTCACCACCCATTCGCCGGATCTGCTGAACCTCGTGCTGGTCGACTTCAAAGGTGGCGCGACCTTTCTCGGGTTGGAGCAGTTGCCGCATGTGGCGGCGGTGATCACCAACCTGGAAGAGGAACTGGCCCTGGTCGATCGTATGAAGGACGCGTTGTCCGGTGAGCTGAATCGTCGTCAAGAATTACTGCGCGCGGCCGGGAATTTCGCGAATGTGTCCCAGTACGAGGCGGCGCGCGCCGCGGGAGCCCCGCTGGATCCACTGCCCGCATTGTTCATCGTCGTCGACGAGTTCTCGGAACTGCTCTCGCAGAAACCGGACTTCGCGGAGCTGTTCGTCATGATCGGCCGGCTCGGCCGCTCATTGCGGGTGCATCTGCTGCTGGCGTCGCAGCGGTTGGAGGAGAACCGGCTGCGGGGTCTGGAGAGCCACTTGTCGTACCGCATCGGACTGCGCACCTTCTCCGCGTCGGAGTCCAGGTCGGTGCTCGGCATCACCGACGCCTATCACCTGCCGTCGGATCCCGGGGCGGGGTATCTCAAAACCGACGCCTCGGACCCGGTCCGGTTCAAAGCGTCCTATGTCTCGGGTCCCTACCGCCATCGCGACGTATCGCGGCGGGTCGACGGGCGCGCGGCCGAGCGGCTGCGGCCGATGCTGTTCACGGCGGCTCCGGTGTCGGTGACCGAGCGCAGGCCGGACACCGGGACACGGGCTGCCGGGACGGGACTTCCCGAACTTCCTCCGGCTCCCGCGGAGGTCACCGCGGACGAACGGGCCGACGAGCATTCCGGCGGTGTGCCGGAGACCCTGTTGCAGGTGGTCGTGCGCCGACTGGTCGGACACGGGAGGCCGGCTCATGGCGTGTGGCTGCCGCCGCTGGACGAATCGCCCTCGGTGGATATGCTCCTGCCGCATCCGGACTGGCGCACGCCGGCCAACTGTCACGGGCAGCTGTGGCTGCCGATCGGCGTCATCGACAAACCGTACGAGCAGCGCCGCGATGTGCTCACGATCGATCTGTCGGGGTCGGCCGGAAATATCGCTGTGGTCGGTGGCCCGCAATCCGGGAAATCGACGACCTTGCGCACGATCGTGATGGCCGCGGCCGCATGCCACACCCCCGAACAGGTGCAGTTCTACTGTCTGGATTTCGGCGGCGGCACGCTGGCCGGTCTGCGCGGGCTGCCGCATGTCGGATCGGTCGCCGGGCGCGGTGACGTCGAGCGGGTTCGCCGTACCATCGCCGAGCTCACCGGTCTGATGCGGCGGCGGGAAGAGGATTTCCGTGCGCTGGGCATCGAATCCGTCCACGAATTCCGCAAACATCGAACGAGGCCGACTGCGGCGGTGGCCGCCGACCCTTATGGCGATGTATTCCTCGTCATCGACGGATGGTCGACGATCCGAGCCGAGTTCGAACCGCTGGAGTCGGCGGTTCTCGCCCTGGCCCAGGGACTCTCCTACGGTGTGCACGTCGTTGTGTCCGCATCCCGTTGGGCGGAGATACGCCCGAATATCAAAGACCTCATCGGCACCCGGATCGAGCTCCGTCTCGGTGACCCCAGCGAGTCGGAGATGAACCGCCGGGCCGCGCCGTCGGTGCCGGTCGGCAGGCCGGGGCGCGGTCTCACCGGAACTTCTCTCCAGATGCTCATAGCCTTGCCGCGGCTGGATTCGGTGACAGATCGCGATACTCTCGCCGACGGTGTCTCCGCGGCGCGGCACGAATTGACCGGGCTCTACGGTAACCGGCGGGCGCCCGAGGTCCGGATGCTCGACCACAGCGTCGGCCTCGACCGAGTCGCCGCACTCGCGCGTGAGCGTGGCGTCGAGGTCTCACCCACCCGGATCGTCCTAGGGATCGGTGAGAACGAACTCGCCCCTGTTGTCCTGGATTTCGACCTGCAGTCGCATTTCATGGTCTTCGGGGATGTCGAATGCGGTAAGACCGCACTACTGCGCACGCTGGTCCGGGCCGTCACCGCCGAATCGGATGCCGAACGCGCCCGGGTGGTTCTCGTCGATTACCGGCGCACACTGCTCGGTGTCCTGGAAGGCGAGCAGCTCGCCGGCTATTCGACCTCGTCCGCAACGGCGACGGGCATGATCGAGGAAGTCGCACGATATCTGCGGCGCCGGCTGCCACCCGATTCGGTCACCCCCCGGCAACTGCGCGACCGGTCGTGGTGGAGCGGCCCCGAGATCTTCATCGTGATCGACGACTACGACCTGGTAGCGAGCGGCTCCGGAGATCCGCTGCTGCCGCTGGTCGAACTGCTGCCGCAGGCTCGCGACCTCGGATTCCATCTTGTCGTCGCGCGGCGGATGGGGGGTATCGCCCGCGCCCTCTACGACAATGTCCTGGGCAGGCTGCGCGAACTGTCGGTCGACACCCTGCTCATGAGCGGCTCACGTGACGAAGGCAAGGTCGTCGGTGATGTCCGGCCGACCAAACTGCCCCCGGGGCGGGGCATTCTCGTCACCCGCGGTGGCACCGAACTGATCCAGGTCGCGTGGACCGACGAGGTCGGATGA
- a CDS encoding response regulator transcription factor — translation MNNDIARPTPQRPDTTCSPRFAVVGGGAGLVTELRLRTVRAEHLSRGAELVRRHHDYDAAIIDLKLTDTTGLEALIELRRLSRMPVVMVGSRTDERTVVRCLRTGADAYLVHPVRVTELIVRLQTIARRVAPERRQAAAPQIIVTGDIHIDLRKRHVEVTGRAVTLTPMEFALLYALVRQPGRALSRHELMDRVWGSVFLGKSRTLDVHIASLRAKLGRPELITTLYGYGYLWNHTPSADAAAAGEPGDPGGAAHLLEPVGSNCQG, via the coding sequence ATGAACAACGACATCGCGCGGCCGACGCCGCAGCGGCCCGATACGACGTGCTCGCCGCGGTTCGCGGTGGTAGGCGGCGGCGCCGGACTGGTCACCGAGCTCCGGCTGCGCACTGTGCGCGCCGAACATCTGTCCCGGGGCGCCGAGCTGGTGCGCAGACACCACGACTACGACGCGGCGATCATCGATCTCAAACTCACGGATACGACAGGACTCGAAGCGCTGATCGAGCTCCGCCGACTCAGCCGCATGCCGGTGGTGATGGTCGGTTCACGCACCGACGAGCGGACTGTGGTGCGGTGCCTGCGCACCGGCGCCGACGCCTACCTGGTGCACCCGGTACGGGTGACCGAACTGATCGTCCGCCTGCAGACGATCGCCCGACGCGTCGCCCCCGAACGGCGGCAGGCCGCCGCACCGCAGATCATCGTCACCGGCGATATCCACATCGATCTGCGGAAACGGCATGTCGAGGTGACCGGCAGAGCTGTCACGCTGACACCGATGGAGTTCGCCCTGCTGTATGCCCTGGTGCGACAGCCCGGTCGCGCACTGAGCCGGCACGAGTTGATGGATCGGGTGTGGGGCAGCGTTTTCCTCGGCAAGTCGCGCACGCTGGACGTTCACATCGCGTCGCTACGCGCCAAACTCGGCCGCCCGGAGCTCATCACGACGCTGTACGGGTACGGCTACCTGTGGAACCACACCCCCTCGGCCGACGCGGCGGCGGCCGGCGAGCCGGGCGACCCAGGCGGTGCGGCCCACCTGCTCGAACCTGTCGGGAGCAACTGTCAGGGCTGA
- a CDS encoding AfsR/SARP family transcriptional regulator codes for MTGRTPLFAVLGPLRIHHANETVEVSGALRRNLMATLLLHANEPVSIDALVEILWREPRSPETLGRLQVLMHRVRALLDEPDRLTAESGGYRLRVGNDELDSQLFCALLDRAGAHAHDPGRCIGLIREAIRLWHGAPFEGIDLPDLAAEIQRLSERRLAALEQLFAAELRAGRPQVVLDELPALLHRNPLRERLHELLITGLYHAGRRGDALGAYRDARTVLVDELGLDPGPDLRRLEAQILAGTEIEPVSPADTAAVPRQLPHDVRAFVGRADELSRLDRFAAATGTARICAVVGGGGVGKTALVVRWAHRILESFPDGQIFIDLQGYGNDEPVAARDALATVLRALGVEGSAVPAAPAERAALFRTLVARKRLIIILDNAGGSEQVRPLLPGAPGVFVAITSRDALAGLAARDGALRIELAPMTAGESGSLLRELLSDHPAEPEAAAELAQRCAHLPLALRIAAERIRAHPGHRIRDLVAELTGEQSLDLLDIEDDPRISVRAVFASSYRLLEPETAQLFRMVGRHPGFEVDAYSAAALIGSVDPRATGRRLERLARANLVEQTALRRYHMHDLLRAYAVELSETVDDVADRAAALERLLDYYLQTASSAAVRIDALDEEIHTEKTAVARVFDTHAAALEWLDVERDSMVRAALLAGATHFRRATAPGRGDPGYYAVGLSRALGWYLDLGWYLDDAWALHTTAVEVARDRGDLIGHGLALRHLAMLKARREDRTGAFHDMRTAAAVIATCGDTVTEAAIIGSLGMLHAHDGRTAEAVRHLWRCVEMYRSAGCRSRTHWPLAHLGLLLLGQGRPDRAADCLHESLALAEEYNSLPSQAHALYGLASLYSDRARYDQALRHGHRAVAMARASRMRLLEGLALYHLGTVYQAMGDTEQAGRRQNDSLAILRFIRAGR; via the coding sequence ATGACCGGACGAACACCGCTTTTCGCGGTGCTGGGCCCGCTTCGGATACACCACGCGAACGAGACGGTGGAGGTGTCCGGGGCCCTGCGCCGCAATCTGATGGCCACGCTGCTGTTGCACGCGAACGAACCGGTGTCGATCGATGCCCTGGTCGAGATCCTCTGGCGGGAGCCGCGCAGCCCCGAGACTCTGGGCCGCCTGCAAGTACTGATGCACCGGGTGCGCGCGCTCCTCGACGAACCGGACCGCCTCACCGCGGAAAGCGGCGGCTACCGGCTCCGGGTGGGCAACGACGAGCTGGATTCCCAGCTGTTCTGCGCGCTCCTCGACCGAGCGGGCGCGCACGCCCATGATCCGGGCCGCTGCATCGGACTCATCCGCGAGGCGATCCGACTCTGGCACGGCGCCCCTTTCGAGGGCATAGACCTGCCCGATCTGGCCGCGGAGATCCAGCGGTTGTCCGAGCGCCGACTGGCCGCCCTCGAACAACTCTTCGCCGCCGAGCTGCGCGCGGGCAGACCCCAGGTCGTCCTCGATGAACTGCCCGCGCTCCTGCACCGGAATCCGTTGCGTGAGCGGTTGCACGAATTGCTCATCACCGGGCTGTACCACGCGGGCAGGCGCGGAGACGCCTTGGGCGCCTATCGCGACGCCCGCACCGTTCTCGTCGACGAGCTCGGGTTGGATCCGGGCCCGGACCTGCGCCGGCTCGAAGCACAGATCCTGGCCGGAACTGAAATCGAACCGGTATCACCGGCCGACACGGCCGCGGTCCCGAGGCAGCTTCCTCATGATGTAAGAGCTTTTGTCGGGCGTGCCGACGAACTGAGCCGGCTCGATCGTTTCGCAGCCGCCACCGGCACGGCACGTATCTGCGCGGTGGTGGGCGGCGGTGGGGTCGGGAAGACCGCGTTGGTCGTTCGGTGGGCACACCGGATCCTGGAGTCGTTCCCCGACGGTCAGATATTCATCGACCTGCAGGGGTACGGAAACGACGAACCGGTCGCGGCCAGGGACGCCCTGGCCACCGTGCTCCGGGCGCTCGGGGTCGAGGGAAGCGCGGTGCCGGCCGCACCGGCCGAGCGAGCCGCCCTGTTCCGTACGCTCGTGGCCCGGAAACGGCTCATCATCATCCTCGACAATGCCGGCGGCAGCGAGCAGGTCCGTCCGTTGCTCCCCGGCGCACCCGGCGTCTTCGTGGCGATCACCAGCCGGGACGCCCTGGCCGGCCTGGCCGCCCGGGACGGCGCGCTGCGGATCGAACTGGCTCCGATGACAGCCGGTGAATCCGGGTCATTGCTCCGCGAACTTCTCAGCGATCATCCCGCCGAACCGGAGGCGGCGGCCGAACTCGCCCAGCGCTGCGCCCACCTGCCGCTTGCCCTGCGCATCGCGGCCGAGCGGATCAGAGCCCATCCGGGCCACCGCATCCGCGATCTGGTCGCCGAACTCACCGGCGAGCAGTCTCTCGATCTGCTCGATATCGAGGACGACCCGCGGATTTCGGTGCGCGCCGTCTTCGCGTCCTCGTACCGGCTGCTCGAGCCCGAGACCGCACAGCTCTTCCGGATGGTCGGCCGGCACCCCGGATTCGAGGTCGACGCGTACTCCGCCGCGGCGCTCATCGGTTCGGTCGATCCGCGAGCGACCGGGCGCCGCCTCGAGCGGCTCGCGCGGGCGAACCTGGTCGAGCAGACGGCGTTGCGCCGCTACCACATGCACGATCTGTTGCGTGCCTATGCCGTGGAGCTGTCCGAAACCGTAGACGACGTCGCGGACCGAGCCGCAGCCCTGGAGCGGCTGCTCGACTACTACCTGCAGACCGCGTCCTCGGCCGCCGTCCGCATCGATGCGCTCGACGAGGAGATACACACCGAAAAGACCGCGGTGGCCCGCGTGTTCGACACACACGCCGCGGCGCTGGAATGGCTCGATGTCGAGCGCGATTCCATGGTCCGCGCAGCACTGCTCGCCGGTGCGACCCACTTCCGGCGTGCCACCGCGCCCGGCCGGGGCGATCCGGGCTACTACGCCGTCGGCCTCTCCAGAGCGTTGGGCTGGTACCTCGATCTCGGTTGGTACCTCGACGACGCATGGGCCCTGCACACCACCGCGGTGGAAGTGGCCCGGGACCGCGGTGACCTGATCGGCCACGGCTTGGCATTGCGGCACCTGGCCATGCTGAAGGCACGCAGGGAAGACCGCACCGGGGCCTTCCACGATATGCGAACGGCCGCCGCCGTGATCGCCACCTGCGGCGACACGGTGACCGAGGCGGCGATCATCGGCAGTCTGGGAATGCTGCACGCACACGACGGCCGGACCGCAGAGGCCGTACGCCACCTGTGGCGATGCGTCGAAATGTACCGATCGGCCGGCTGTCGCTCCCGTACTCATTGGCCCCTGGCGCATCTGGGCCTGCTGCTCCTCGGACAGGGACGACCCGACCGGGCCGCGGATTGTCTGCACGAATCCCTCGCCCTGGCCGAGGAATACAACAGCCTCCCCTCACAAGCCCACGCTCTGTACGGCTTGGCGTCGCTGTACAGTGACCGCGCGCGCTACGACCAGGCGTTGCGACACGGGCACCGCGCGGTGGCCATGGCCCGTGCGTCGCGCATGCGACTTCTGGAGGGATTGGCCCTCTACCACCTCGGCACGGTGTATCAGGCCATGGGCGACACAGAGCAGGCCGGCCGCCGTCAGAACGACAGCCTGGCAATTCTGCGATTCATCCGGGCCGGCCGTTAG
- a CDS encoding aspartyl/asparaginyl beta-hydroxylase domain-containing protein, with protein MNATLFALSDLPLRLVNAVLDLHVGGRRREVFFDIDKTYPALREIDRNADAISAELVPLLSDWEGLPEYHDVDAAQRPISSATPHRWKVFLLYAMGEKPAGNRQRCPQTCAVIDGMPDLFQAFFSFLEGGKSIPAHCGPYRGYLRYHLPLVVPARNPPSIRVKDVTHTWRERESILFDDSWEHEVHNDADELRVVLIVDVLRPLPLPFHALNRLVSVFIRYLYGRGLVQNLR; from the coding sequence ATGAATGCGACCCTGTTCGCGCTCAGCGACCTGCCGCTGCGACTCGTCAACGCGGTGCTCGATCTGCATGTCGGCGGTCGCCGCCGCGAGGTGTTCTTCGATATCGACAAGACCTACCCGGCCCTGCGGGAGATCGACCGCAACGCCGACGCCATCTCCGCTGAACTCGTGCCCCTGCTGTCGGACTGGGAGGGCCTGCCGGAATATCACGACGTCGACGCCGCACAGCGGCCCATTTCCTCCGCGACGCCGCATCGCTGGAAGGTGTTCCTGCTGTACGCGATGGGCGAGAAGCCGGCCGGTAACCGGCAGCGCTGCCCACAGACCTGTGCGGTGATCGACGGCATGCCCGACTTGTTCCAAGCCTTTTTCTCGTTCCTGGAAGGCGGCAAGTCGATCCCGGCCCATTGCGGACCGTATCGCGGCTACCTGCGCTACCACCTGCCGCTGGTCGTACCGGCCCGCAATCCGCCGAGCATCCGGGTCAAAGACGTCACGCATACCTGGCGCGAGCGGGAGAGCATCCTCTTCGACGACAGCTGGGAGCACGAGGTCCACAACGACGCCGACGAGCTGCGCGTGGTCCTCATCGTCGACGTGCTGCGACCGCTGCCGCTCCCCTTCCATGCCTTGAACCGGCTGGTCAGTGTGTTCATCCGTTACCTTTATGGCCGGGGTCTCGTGCAGAATCTCCGGTGA
- a CDS encoding neutral/alkaline ceramidase, whose protein sequence is MSETNYLPERHLVGRAIADITGEPAEVGMLGYGKADQTTTGIHLRLRARAFVFADPLTDRRVLLVVTDLPLIFSSITQEVLRRLAERFGDTYTESNVMLTATHTHCGPGGYSHHRLYNSSIGFRPKTFAAIVDGIVEAAEQAHEDLAPGTLRLIHGELREASVNRSRAAFDRNPQEDKEFFPDAIDPQTTVLRIDREGESVGAINWFATHGTSMTNRNTLISGDNKGYAAYHWERVVEGVDYLADPDPDFVAAFAQTNAGDMSPNLDGRPGHGPTGDECENTRILGLRQYEAAAKLAAGYMPRMAGSIDHRFVHVDLSAVTVSAEFTGDEREHRTGRPAGGAAAFAGAGYDGPTHWKTFREGRNPGWDVLSRWAYRFAPALRDAQAPKAIVAPGGLLNRFGPYVQEIVPVQLFQVGELYLLGIPGEVTITAGLRLRRTVAAALGAEVANVLVAGYSNAYIHYVTTPEEYDAQHYEGASTLFGRWELPALQQIAAKLATAMQDGSAVPSDITAPDLAALQRPAETAPQPDFPPVGHHFGDVLTEPASAYRAGERVAVEFAGAHPNHDLHRGSTYLMVQRRDEQRWRTIAGDGDWATTFSWSPGPASSSRVTIVWHSPLDATPGSYRIRYFGDAVNLGGDRVPISGTSPEFRIDGEDHDT, encoded by the coding sequence ATGTCGGAGACGAACTATTTGCCCGAGCGCCATTTGGTCGGGCGGGCCATCGCCGACATCACCGGAGAACCGGCCGAGGTCGGCATGCTCGGTTACGGCAAAGCCGATCAGACGACCACCGGAATACATCTGCGGTTGCGCGCTCGTGCTTTCGTCTTCGCGGACCCGCTCACCGATCGGCGGGTGCTGCTGGTCGTGACCGACCTGCCGCTGATCTTCTCCAGCATCACCCAGGAAGTGCTGCGCCGCCTGGCCGAGCGCTTCGGCGACACCTACACCGAGTCCAACGTGATGCTCACCGCGACCCACACCCACTGCGGGCCCGGCGGCTACTCGCACCACCGGTTGTACAACAGCTCGATCGGTTTCCGCCCCAAGACCTTCGCCGCAATCGTCGACGGGATCGTCGAGGCGGCCGAGCAGGCGCACGAGGATCTCGCACCGGGCACCCTGCGCCTGATACACGGCGAACTACGTGAGGCCAGCGTCAATCGCTCGCGTGCGGCATTCGACCGCAATCCGCAGGAGGACAAGGAGTTCTTTCCCGACGCGATCGACCCGCAGACGACCGTGCTGCGCATCGACCGCGAAGGCGAATCGGTCGGCGCCATCAACTGGTTCGCCACCCACGGCACGTCGATGACCAACCGGAACACGCTGATCAGCGGGGACAACAAAGGATACGCCGCCTATCACTGGGAGCGCGTGGTCGAGGGCGTGGACTATCTGGCGGATCCGGATCCCGACTTCGTCGCGGCCTTCGCGCAGACCAACGCCGGTGATATGTCGCCCAACCTGGACGGTAGGCCCGGTCACGGCCCTACCGGCGACGAATGCGAGAACACCCGGATCCTCGGCCTGCGCCAGTACGAGGCCGCGGCGAAACTGGCCGCGGGGTACATGCCTCGAATGGCCGGCAGTATCGATCACCGCTTCGTGCATGTCGATCTGTCCGCGGTGACCGTGTCCGCGGAGTTCACCGGAGACGAGCGCGAGCACCGTACCGGCAGACCTGCCGGAGGTGCGGCCGCCTTCGCCGGCGCGGGGTACGACGGGCCCACCCACTGGAAGACCTTTCGGGAGGGCCGTAATCCGGGCTGGGATGTGCTGTCGCGGTGGGCGTACCGGTTCGCGCCGGCGCTGCGGGATGCGCAGGCGCCCAAAGCGATCGTCGCTCCGGGTGGCCTGCTCAATCGGTTCGGGCCCTATGTGCAGGAGATCGTTCCGGTCCAGCTGTTCCAGGTCGGCGAGCTGTATCTGCTGGGTATTCCGGGCGAGGTGACGATCACCGCCGGCCTGCGGTTGCGGCGCACGGTGGCGGCCGCCCTCGGCGCCGAGGTGGCCAACGTCCTGGTCGCTGGATACAGCAATGCCTATATCCATTACGTCACGACTCCCGAGGAGTACGACGCCCAGCACTACGAGGGCGCGAGCACTCTGTTCGGCCGATGGGAGCTGCCGGCCCTGCAGCAGATCGCGGCGAAGCTCGCGACCGCGATGCAGGACGGCAGCGCGGTACCGTCCGATATCACGGCGCCCGATCTGGCAGCGCTGCAGCGACCCGCGGAGACTGCACCGCAGCCGGACTTTCCGCCGGTGGGACACCACTTCGGCGATGTGCTCACCGAGCCGGCGTCCGCCTATCGGGCCGGGGAGCGGGTGGCCGTCGAATTCGCCGGCGCGCACCCCAACCACGATCTGCATCGCGGCAGCACGTATCTCATGGTGCAGCGGCGCGACGAGCAGCGCTGGCGAACGATCGCCGGCGACGGAGACTGGGCGACCACCTTCAGCTGGTCTCCTGGCCCCGCCTCGAGCTCGCGAGTCACCATCGTCTGGCACAGCCCCTTGGACGCGACACCCGGCAGCTACCGGATCCGGTACTTCGGCGACGCCGTGAATCTCGGTGGCGACCGCGTCCCCATCAGCGGCACCTCACCCGAGTTCCGGATCGACGGCGAGGATCACGACACCTGA
- a CDS encoding SDR family NAD(P)-dependent oxidoreductase: protein MLLQNRTTIVHGASGAVGSAVARAYAREGAEVHLTGRTRATLEEVAHRIRDEGGIAHIAVLDAVDRDAVERHAAAVADRSGGIDVCFNATFNDDIQGTSLVDMQIGDVMQPVAKAVTSSFTVATAAARHMVERGTGVILVMAGGREAIPNLGGSHIAWAALAGLCRQLAAELGPHGVRVAWLLSPGSPEPDEPDPDAGRLLLPRRPSYADIANAAVFAASDWAATMTATELNLTGGAVVD from the coding sequence ATGCTGCTGCAGAACCGCACGACGATCGTCCACGGGGCAAGCGGCGCCGTCGGCTCCGCGGTCGCGCGGGCGTATGCGCGAGAAGGCGCTGAGGTGCACCTCACCGGACGCACGCGAGCCACACTCGAGGAGGTCGCCCACCGCATCAGGGACGAGGGCGGGATCGCGCACATCGCGGTTCTCGACGCGGTGGACCGGGACGCGGTCGAACGACACGCCGCGGCGGTGGCGGACCGGAGCGGCGGCATCGACGTCTGCTTCAACGCCACCTTCAACGACGACATCCAAGGCACCTCACTCGTCGACATGCAGATCGGCGACGTCATGCAACCGGTCGCCAAGGCGGTCACGTCGAGCTTCACCGTGGCTACGGCCGCTGCCCGCCACATGGTGGAACGCGGCACCGGCGTCATCCTCGTCATGGCCGGCGGACGGGAAGCGATCCCGAACCTCGGTGGCTCCCACATCGCGTGGGCCGCACTCGCCGGCCTGTGCCGGCAGCTCGCCGCTGAGCTCGGTCCGCATGGTGTCCGTGTCGCCTGGCTGCTGTCGCCGGGCTCCCCGGAACCGGACGAGCCCGACCCGGACGCCGGACGCCTGCTGCTGCCACGCCGCCCGAGCTACGCCGATATCGCGAACGCCGCCGTCTTCGCCGCGTCCGACTGGGCCGCAACCATGACCGCGACCGAACTCAACCTCACCGGGGGCGCTGTCGTCGACTGA